The nucleotide sequence CGGGCGGCCTCGTGGCACCGCCGCGCGACACCTCGGCCGACGCCTCGGTCGCCTCGATCCTCGACATGGTCGACACCGGCGCGAGCCCGTCTGCGTCCGCGTCGGCGCCCGCGCCCGCCGTGCCTGCGCGCCCTGCCCCTGCCGGAGACAGCCGCTTCGGCGCGCTCATCTCGGCCGTCGCCAACGCCGGCAAGTCGAGCTCGGCCCGCTTCAGCCCGCAGGAGGCCATCCAGCGCGTCGAGAAGGCCATCGGCGCGCAGATCGGCGCGATCCTCCAGCACCCCGAGGTGCGCCGCCTGGAGGAGGCCTGGCGCGGCGTTGCGCTCTTCGTCGATCGCTCGAAGGGGACGAAGGGCCTCGAGATCGACGTCGTCTGCGCGCGCCCCGAGCTCGCGGCCACGGCCCTCGAACGAGCGGCCCGCCAGAGCGGCGGCAAGACGCCGGTCTCCTGCGCGATCGTGGACGTCACCATCACCGGCACGTCGGCGACGCTCTCGCAGCTCGAAGAGATCGCCCGCGTCGCCGAGGCCCAGACCGTGCCCGTCGTGGTGAACGCCTCGCACACGCTGCTCGGCATCGATCGCCTCGCGGACCTCGAGAGGCTCGACAACAAGATCGCCCTCTTCTCCACGCCCGATCAGGTCCGCTGGCAGTCGACGGCGCAGAAGCCCGCGATGCGCTGGGTGACGATGGCGATGAACGGGATCCTGGCCCGCGCCGCGTACGACAAGGCGACCTCGCGCGTGCGTGAGATGGTCGTGAAGGAGGAGCCGGCCGACGAGGGCGCGACGGTCTGGATCGCGCCGGCCTACGGCGTGGGCGCGCTCATCACGACGAGCTTCCGCGAGACGCGCTGGCCGTGCCGCATCGTGGGCGCTCGGAACGGCGGCACGCTCGGGGACCTGCCGATCCACGAGGTGCGCGGGCACGTGGACGACGCCGAGGTCGTGGCGATCCCCACGCAGGCGTTTGTCTCGACCGACTCGCAGCGCGAGCTCTCCAAAGCGGGCGTGCTCCTGCTCGCGTCGGCGCCGAACAGCGACTCGGTCTACGTGCTCTCGGCCCCCACGTCCTACGTGCCGCCGCCGAAGCGCACCTACGACAGCGCGTCGACGGAGCCCGAGGCGCGGCTCGAGCGCGTCTCCTTGGTCGATCAGCTCTTCGTGGCCCGGATCGTCCAGTCCTTGCGCGTGATCGCCGGCCGTTTGCCCGGGAACGTCGCGCCCTCCGGGGCGAAGTCGCTCGTGGATCGCTCGCTCTGGGCGCTCTTCGAGGACGCGAAGCCTGGCAGCGTCGAGATCGTGGTCAACGCGCACGCGACCTCCGATGGCACGGCCGTCGCCGTGACGATCCGCCCGCGCCGCTTCCTCGGCGTCACGCTCGAAGAGTTCTCCCTCGAGTTCCTCGTCGGCTAGCTGAAGGCGCCCTCCCCTCCCCTCTCCCGCAGGCGTGAGAGGGGCCGGGGGTGAGGGGTTTGAGTTGCCGCACAAAAACAAGAAGGCCGGCTCTTTTCGGAGCCGGCCTTCCTGCGTTTGTCTCGGTCAGCCGAAACGGCTCATTCCTTGTCGAGCTTGCCGACGAGGCTGAGCGTGAAGAATGCGCCCATGTACTTGAAGTGCGGGCGCACCTGCATGTCGACCTTGTACCAGCCGGCGTTGCCCTCGACCTCGGTCACGA is from Polyangium spumosum and encodes:
- a CDS encoding type VI secretion system contractile sheath domain-containing protein, whose protein sequence is MASETKGFMKGGMNFNVGEESPAELEQTEGPLLPLRVLVVADLLPRDEHNAGASAPELAVRVDPLAFDDLFTRLRPRVAIEVPSVLAEGRTTRIDLAPTSLKSFRPDGLLAEVPLLRSLLDGKLTLEKLRDGTIDRDQARVELDRIWSSSPFVRDVLRLVAEANVGARTGGLVAPPRDTSADASVASILDMVDTGASPSASASAPAPAVPARPAPAGDSRFGALISAVANAGKSSSARFSPQEAIQRVEKAIGAQIGAILQHPEVRRLEEAWRGVALFVDRSKGTKGLEIDVVCARPELAATALERAARQSGGKTPVSCAIVDVTITGTSATLSQLEEIARVAEAQTVPVVVNASHTLLGIDRLADLERLDNKIALFSTPDQVRWQSTAQKPAMRWVTMAMNGILARAAYDKATSRVREMVVKEEPADEGATVWIAPAYGVGALITTSFRETRWPCRIVGARNGGTLGDLPIHEVRGHVDDAEVVAIPTQAFVSTDSQRELSKAGVLLLASAPNSDSVYVLSAPTSYVPPPKRTYDSASTEPEARLERVSLVDQLFVARIVQSLRVIAGRLPGNVAPSGAKSLVDRSLWALFEDAKPGSVEIVVNAHATSDGTAVAVTIRPRRFLGVTLEEFSLEFLVG